A window of the Phaseolus vulgaris cultivar G19833 chromosome 5, P. vulgaris v2.0, whole genome shotgun sequence genome harbors these coding sequences:
- the LOC137834277 gene encoding uncharacterized protein: MENSEEFEQELYDGVDVWDGLHDDGIKKSLCNKAIDNISKGYECTNAFTTDEYIAEESDRVEYVGLDKSRCWCTIRSTHGLPCAYELASFGVGSIPLQSMHFIWTRLSFLDISSGDTSVELSIKQEWVVIMNRFNEVDMAGKINIKAKLCEIAYPDKTYLCPPREKVKTKGAQKGCQSKFGRSTKRTPSYFEHVDAILSQHDNSSTLKCSKGFISKTPLTKSIPMLEQFPVGIHPYIVDIVDVKADSHCGYRAVVHYWISTDKWMTIPDMGYVIANRYNVIVVCLSLKQSLTIFPLRSQPPTDFNHHRIICIEHVHGNHFVQVRLHPPPPFGVQLLQVQHVLHLHVQHVLHLH, from the exons ATGGAAAATAGTGAAGAATTTGAACAAGAACTATATGATGGGGTTGATGTGTGGGACGGTCTACATGATGATGGTATTAAGAAGTCATTATGTAACAAAGCAATAGACAATATATCGAAGGGATATGAATGTACAAATGCGTTTACTACAGATGAG TATATTGCAGAAGAGAGTGATCGAGTTGAATATGTTGGTTTAGATAAATCTCGTTGTTGGTGCACCATTAGATCTACTCATGGCCTTCCTTGTGCTTATGAATTGGCTTCCTTTGGTGTGGGTAGCATACCATTACAGTCAATGCATTTCATTTGGACACGATTAAGCTTTTTAGATATTTCAAGTGGTGATACTTCAGTAGAGTTGTCCATCAAACAAGAGTGGGTTGTCATCATGAATCGGTTCAATGAGGTTGACATGGCTGGTAAGATTAATATCAAAGCCAAACTGTGTGAGATTGCCTATCCAGATAAGACATATTTGTGTCCACCAAGGGAGAAAGTCAAAACAAAAGGTGCACAAAAAGGGTGTCAGAGTAAATTTGGTAGATCAACGAAGCGAACTCCTTCTTACTTTGAACATGTTGATGCCATTCTTTCACAACATGATAATTCATCTACTTTGAAATGTAGCAAGGGATTTATTTCGAAGACTCCTTTGACCAAATCAATACCAATGCTAGAACAATTTCCGGTGGGAATTCATCCTTACATTGTTGATATTGTTGATGTTAAGGCTGACAGTCATTGTGGCTATCGTGCGGTGGTGCATTATTGG ATAAGTACAGATAAGTGGATGACAATTCCAGATATGGGATACGTTATTGCGAATCGATATAATGTGATTGTTGTGTGTTTATCTCTTAAACAATCATTGACTATTTTCCCATTAAGATCTCAACCTCCAACAGATTTTAATCATCACCGCATCATCTGCATTGAACATGTTCATGGAAATCATTTTGTTCAG
- the LOC137834276 gene encoding uncharacterized protein — protein MEEHSVPLWDPEEVGIRQWYPVCKPTIGQAMCRAGNETGVRVSRTPPNERTGRVGQPSPARELKRRLDKAKGTWAKEVPRIVWAYHTTPQSTTRETPFSLVYGSDTMIPVEIQENSPRFQNFVVEESNEERKVNLDLLDEVREEARIKAESLKKRVGYKYNSKLRPRQFQVADLVMRKAHQLENKLSSKWTGPFRVTEALGNGAYRLETLEGGAIPRTWNATNLKFYFS, from the coding sequence atggaagaacatagtgtgccgcttTGGGATCCCGAAGAGGTTGGTATCCGACAATggtacccagtttgcaagccaacaatTGGGCAAGCTATGTGCAGAGCTGGGAATGAAACAGGTGTTCGCGTCAGTAGAACACCCCCAAACGAACGAACAGGTCGAGTCGGCCAACCGAGTCCTGCCAGAGaactgaagagaaggctagacaaAGCCAAGGGGACTTGGGCAAAAGAGGTTCCTAGAATCGTGTGGGCCTACCACACTACTCCCCAGTCCACAACCAGGGAAACACCTTTCAGCTTGGTATATGGTTCGGATACTATGATTCcggtagaaatccaggagaactcACCACGCTTTCAGAACTTTGTGGTTGAGGAGTCCaacgaagagagaaaggtgaacctggacctactagatgaagtaagggaggaagcaaggattAAGGCTGAATCCTTGAAAAAGAGGGTGGggtacaagtacaactccaagctgagacctcgacagttccaggtcgccgacctggtgatgcggaaggcccaccagtTAGAAAACAAGCTATCTTCCAAGTGGACCGGTCCTTTCAGAGTAAcggaggcccttgggaatggagcatacaggcttGAAACGTTAGAAGGTGGCGCGATCCCTCGTACTTGGAACGCGACCAatctaaagttttattttagttga